One Novosphingobium sp. 9U genomic window, CCCTTGAGCAACGCGAAATCGGTAAACGTCCCCCCGATGTCGATGCCGACGCGATAGCCCATCAATTCCCCCTCAAGCGGCCGCAGCCCCAGTCAGTCAACGGTGGCCAACTCACGGCGCAGCGCATCCGTGGCGGCGTGATCGACAGCGATGTCGTAGTCCTCGATGCTGCCGGTGAGCACCACACCGTACTTGGCGCGCGCAGCCTCGATGCTGACGTATTCGTCCAGTACGTCTTCCTTCACGGCTTCCACGTCACGCTCCAGCGGGCGGCCAAAGCCGGCGCCGCCACCGTGCTGGTAGGCGATGACCGCGCCGGCCGGCAGCATGGCCTGCGCCGTCTGCTCTATCTTGCGCTCGTTCGGCGTCCCGACTTCGAAGTGGTTGGAGTAGGGGATGGCATCGTCGCCACCGCACATGCCGCGCAAAGGGTGGTCGGCGGAGACCATCCACGCCATCGCGGTGGTGGGTTGCAGCACCTGCTTCACGTTGAGACTGCCCGGAGCGCCGCGCCACTGCCCAGCGCCGCCGCCGTCCGTCTTCATCTCGCGGCTGATGTTGAGGATGGGGAAGCGCGTTTCGGCATCCTCGGCCTCGGAAAGGATGAGGCTGCCGAGACTTACCGGGCACGAGCCCCACCCGTCGATCCCCGGAACGGCTGAGACGTCCATCGAGCGGCAGTCGACGCCCTGGTCCATCCACATCGTCCCGGTTTCGTCGAAGCCGATGACGGCGTTGGGCATCCCAATCTTGTAAAGCTGGGGTGCGGAGCGCTCCGGTGCGACGTTGCTGAGCGCGAGGCACACCGCCTCGGTGATCTCGCAGGCCGGGTGGAAAGACCCGAGCGCGGCGGGCTTGTTCGGCGGCGGCTGGGCGATCGACCCTTCCGGAATCACCATGTCGACGGCGTTGAAGTAGCCTTCGTTCTTGACGATCTGCGGGTCCATCGCGGCCACGACCTGCGTCATGATGTAGCTGCGCGTGTTGGCGAAGGTATTCCACACGCCCACCAGGTCGGGGCGATCGTCGGTTCCGGTCAGGTCGACCGTCAGCTGGTCGCCTTCGATGCGGCACGTGACCTGGACCTTGATGTCCTTGGTGCCGGCCGTGTCATGATCGATGAAGACGACCGCTTCGTAGGTACCGTCCTTCCATCGGGAGACCTCCTGGCGGCAGCGAGCCTCGGTGTGGTCGATCGAGTGGTTGATCGCGGCCTTGACCGTTTCGGACCCATACTTGCGGATCAAGGCCTGGAGCCTCGTCGCACCCTTTTGTACGCCGGTGACCATCGCGGCGAGGTCTCCCGCAAACGAGGGGAAACGGTTGTTCCGCTCCACCATGCGGATCACGTCCAGGCGCTTCTCGCCGCGATGGACCAGCTTCAGGCACGGGTAGGAAACGCCTTCGGTGAAGATATCGGTTGCCTCGAGAGTGAAGCCGCCCGGATCCTTGCCGCCGGTGTCGCCCTGGTGCGCCTGCAGCGTCTGCACCACGATCAGCTCGCCGGCATCGTCGAACACCGGGGCATAGACGCAGTAATCCGGCAAGTGGCCACCGCCGTGGTCGGGATCGTTGGCGACGAAGACATCGCCTGGACCCCAGTCGTATGTGTCGAAGTTCAGCAGGCCCCAGCGGACCATCATCTGATTGACGAACGTCAGGTGCGGGGTGCCGATGGCGCCCATGGCAAGGCGTCCGTTGGCATCGACGATAGCGGCGTTGCGCTCGTTCGACTGGTTGATGATGGGCGAGGAAGCGGCCCGGCCGAGATGGGTGGCTGCCTCGAAACAGACAGTCTCGAATGCGCCGCGGATGATGTCGGCGGTGACCGGATCGATGTTGGCCCCGGTCTTCAGTGCCGGAGGCTTGGCCGCGAGCTTGCGATTGAGTTCAAAGGACATGAGGCGCATCCTTTCTCACTGTTCGGTCGGCCAGGTGCCGGCGGCAGATTGCTGGGCAAGCGGCGAAGTGGTGTCGCCGATCTCGAACAGCGAGCCATCCTTGTCCTTGCCATAGACGGAGAGCGCGAGGCCGAGATCGACGGCGCTGACCGAGGAGTGCTTCGCCTGCTGAGAGGCAATGCCGCCATTGCCGGAGTCCGTTCTGGGGCTTCGCCGCATCGCGCAATTCTCCCGAGCGCCGCCCATCGTGACGTGCATCTTCAGCCTGCTCGCTAGGCCGCGTCCGGATGGTCCGCAAGGTGCGGCACCGCTGCTGCCACATCCGGCAAGACACAGTGCAGCGTGAGCACAGCGCAGCCGGCGTCATGCGTGCTAGCGCCGATGCCGGTATTGCGAACGAACGGACGATGTTTCTATGGGCGACCCGACCTTCCTGCGAATCCTGCCGCAGAGCGAACTGCAGACGGGCGAGAAGAGGGCGGTCGACGTCGCCGGCAAATCCATCCTCATCTGCCATGTCGGCGACAAGCTGTTCGCCGTCTCCAACATCTGCTCGCATGCGGACGAGAAGCTGGAGTGTGGGCGCTTGGGCAACGGCTGGATTGCTTGTCCGATCCACGGTGCCCGGTTCGACCTGGCGAGCGGCAAGGCAAAGAACCCGCCAGCCAAATGGCCGATCGCCACGTATCGGATACGCGTCGTGGACGAATGGATCGAAGTCGCGGTGTAGACAAGGCCCCGACTTGCGACTGGGTGACCTGAAAGCCCGCCTGAGCGACGGAACGGAAGTGCTATGCCAACGCGGGCACCTGGCGCCCGCGGAACTCGCGCGGGGCAACGTTGTAGCGTGACTTGAACATGCGGCTGAAGTGGGCGCTGCTCTTGAAGCCGGCGAGATAGGCGATCTCGCTGATGGCGTAATGCTGCATCTTCTCGTCGCTCAGCCAGTCGTGCGCGGTGGCCATGCGCTTGTCCCAGACGAGGGTCGAGAACGACAGCTCGCTCTTCTTCAGCACGTGACACAGGTAGCGCAGCGAGATCCCGCAGCTGTCCGCGACCATCCGCGCATTGAGATCCGGATTGGCGAAGTTCTGATTAATGTACCGCGTGATGTCGCCGATCCGCTTGTCGGAGATGGACTCGCGCGCCGGCGGATTGCCGGAGAGACGCGTGATGGTCTTGCTGATCCCGGTGAGCAGCGCCTGCACCAGTTGCTCGGCCATGTCCTGGTCGATCTGGTCATCCTGCTCGAACACCAGGTCGAGGATGCGATCGGTCAGCGCCAGTTCGCCGCTGGATGTCGGGAAAGGACGGCCGACTTCGATGTTGTCGCCCAGTACGGCGTAGATCTTGTGGGAAGGCACGACGACGTGCATCACCTCAAGCTCGCCGTTCTCGGGTGGAACCAGTTCCATGTAGAACGGCCGGGTCGAGCGGGTGATGGCGCACTCGCCCGCGTGAACGACATGGCGCCCGGCGGCATGGGCGATGCTCATGTGCCCGCGCCGCATGAACCAGAAGATCACCAGGTTCGTCTTGTCGTTGCGGATGTGCCCCCAGGACCGGCGGAACGCGAGCCCCGACCGCGACACTTCCTTGCAGATGGCATACTCGCCCGCGAGGCTCTTCTCGATGCGCACGTCGACGTTGTGCGACGACAAGGGCTTCAGATCGCCGTCGTAGTAATCCGCCTTGTTCCGGCCGCGGAACTCGAACCGCCGCGATTCGTGGTTAGCGGTCGTCATGTCGAATGCGAGCACAGGCATATTCTTATCCTTCTCCAGGAACGCTCTTACGGCGTGATGCCACGATAGAGTGCCTTCCGATCCGAGTCACGGTGTAAGGGGGCTCAGAAGGCGAACGACAGCTCCATACCGTACGTGCGCGGCTTGCCGACGACCGCGCCATTGTGGCCGAGCGCAACCGCCAGCTGCATGCCGCCCACGAAGTACTCCTCGCCCAGCAGGTTCTCGCCAAAGAGCGCCGCCGAGAAGTTCGATCCCATGATCTCCTTCCAGCTTAGCCGCCCGTTCACCAGCGCATAGCCGGGCAGGCGGGTGCGGGGCGACACACTTGCCGCGGCGTTCGAGAAGTACTGCCCCGATTGCGCATAGACCTCGCCTCGTAAGGTGATCTCGCCCGCATCCTGCGTGCCTGGCACGGTCAGTTCCGCCCATGCAGTGCCCGACGCTTTGGGCGTGTCGCCAACGGGGCCATAGGAATAAGTACTGCCGAACAGCTCCACCCGGTTCTTGGTGAAGTCGGCGTCCGTCAGTGCAAGCTGGCCGCCCAGCCTGAGCCAGTCCGCCGGGATGAGCGTTCCCTCCGCCTCGATGCCGCGCACGCGTTCTGCCGGCACGTTGGTGGTGAAGGCGATTGAGGCGAGGGGGCCTGCCGGGCCGTCTGGATCGGGGAATTCGACCCGTTGCACATCCTGGATCCACTGGTTGAACAGGGCCAGGCTCAGCGACGCGGGCCTGCCGAAGGCGCGACCGCTGAACTTGATGCCGCCTTCGATGTCCTGCGTCGTCTCCGACTTGAAGAAGTTGCTGCCCCCCAGCGTGACGATGCCGACTGGATCGAGCGTGCCGTTGTAGCCGCCGCTGCGGAAGCTCCCCCGCGTCTTGAGATAGAGCAGCAGATCGGGCGAGGGCTTGTACTCCAGGCCGACTTCCCAGCTCGGATCCTTGTAGGTGCGTTTCTGCTGGGGCGGGCCGAAGTTGTCCGAGCCGGCAAGCTGCACGCCGAAGACCCGCTCCCGCGTATAGCGCAGGCCTGCTGTCAACTTGAAGCCGGGCGCGCCGATCCGCTCCAGGTCGTAAGTACCCTGCGCATAGAGCGCGTCGGTGTAGTTCTTGATCCGGAAGTGGTTGATTGCATACGTCGGAAATCCGGGGTTCGGCGCAAGGTCGAAGTACGTCTGCGGATAGAGCGATCGGTTCTTCTGCCGCTGAAGGTACAGGCCAACGATGAACTCGAGCGCGCCATCGGCCGCTTCGCCCTGCAACTGCAGTTCTTCCGAATAAGATCGCAAGTCTTCGACGTTGCCGAACTCGCCCACTGCGGCATTCGCCGTCAGAATGGTCGCATAAGGCGCGCCGAGTTGGGGTTGCTGTGAGTCCGTATAGGAGTCGACCAGGCCGAAGATGTTGCGCAGGCGCAGCCCGGCGCCGAGGTCGACCTCAGTCGTGTTGGAGATATTCCAGTTCTCGCCGAAGTGGTTTGCACCGCTGGGGTGGTTGGTCCGGTAGGGACCCAAGCGCCTCTGCTCGTCGACATAGGCCAGCAAGCCAGGCGCATAGGCATTCGGGTGCGCCGCCAGGTATCGCGCCCAGGCACCGGGCCCCAGCACGGTGTCGAGCGTGGGGCCGAACAGCAGACCCGCGCTGCACGATAGCGTAAAGCCGTTGTTGGTCTCGCCACAGCCATAGACGCTGTAGGTGTACGAGGCGCCGGTGTTGGTGCCGCGGCTCTTGGCGTATTGCACGACCGTGGTGTTGACGATGTCGGGGGTCGGCTTGAGCGTCAGGGACAGCCGGCCACTCTCCCGGTTGATCTTGCCCAGGTCCTCACCTGTATACAGGTTCCGGATATAGCCGTCGGCATAGGAGAGGTTGAACGCGCCGCGCAGCAGCACCTTGTCATCGACGAGCGGGATGTTGATCGCGCCTTCGGCCTCCCGCCGATCATAGTTGCCGTACCGGCCGCGCACGAAGCCTTCCAACGCATTCGTCGGTTTTGCCGAGGTGAACAGCACCGCGCCGCCGGTCGCGTTGCGGCCGAACAACGTGCCCTGGGGACCCTTGAGCACTTGCACGGATTGCAGGTCGAAGAAGCTGGACGAGCCGCTGACGGGCATCGGCACTTCGTTCAGGTACGTCACCACCGCGGACGGCGAGCCGCTGAAGATGTCGGCGCTCTGCCCCCGCAGCGAGTAGGTGAGCGAGTTGTTGCCCTGCGTCTGGCGGATGGTGAGGCCGGGAACGGTGCGTTGCAAATCGGCATCGGTGACGACTGCACGCGTCACCAGATCGTCGGAGCCCAAGGCCGTGATCGAGATCGGAACATCCGCGAGGCTCTCTTCACGGCGGCGCGCGGTGACGACGATCGGTTCCGAACCGTGATCATCGGCCACCCCGGCCTGAGGAGCGGCGCCGTCGTTCGCACCTCGCTGCGCGAACGCGGGCGATGCAGCCAATGCCAGAGCGGTGGCGAGTGCCGAGCCAACGCCAAACTTGCGCCCCGATCCGTTGCGGTTGAGCTTCACGTGATCCTCCCGGATTGCCCTTGCTGGGCATTCTCTTGTGCCGGGTCACCTTAAGTTGCCTCAGAGTGCCATGCCATGTCTGCACGAGCAGCCGGACGCGCCTGTGGGCGAGATGCCTCATCGGCCCCGCGCCGCTTTGCCCAGGACTGACATGGCACTTGCTCTTGTCTGTCAGCAGAATGCAATCGCTCCTTTTGGCTTGGCGGGCTGCTCCCGGCTGGGTCTATGTGGAGCGACAGGCCGTGCAGCTGGCGTCGACCCACTGCCCTGAGCCGCAGACGATCCAAGAGCGGAGTGGGATTGGGAATGGGCGAGCATACGGTCTTGGGTATGGGGTCGGTGCAGGACCCGACTGCGAGGCCGGTTGTCCTCATCACCGGCGCGAGTGCGGGCATCGGAGAGGCGATCACGCGACGTTTCGCGGCAGCGAATTACCGGATCGTCGCCATCGCGCGGCGTCCGGAGAAGCTCGCCGCCCTCGCGGACAGTCTGGCCGGGCAGGCCGAAGTCGCGACCCTTTCGCTCGATGTGGCCGAGCCGGACAGCGCGGCACGCGCCATCCGCTTTGCCATCGACACCTTCGGTCGGCTCGACTGCCTGGTGAACAACGCCGGATCAGGGCGCTGGGCTCCAGTTCACCAGACCGATGACGCGGCCATGGACGAGGTGATCGACATCAGCCTGAAGGCCACGTTCCGCTTCTGCCGCGAAGCGGTGCCGGTCTTGCGTCCCGGCTCGGCGATCGTCACCGTAGGTTCGACTTTCGGCCTCATCGGCGGACTGGACGGCGGCATCTATTGCGCGGTCAAGGCCGCCTTGGTGGGGCTGACCCAGACGCTCGCAGCGCAGTATGGGCCGCAGGGCATCCGCTCCAACCTGGTTGCGCCTGGCGTGATCAAAACGGACATGACCAAGGACTATTGGGACGCCCGCGGCTTTCAACGCTTGAACCACGAGATGACCCCCTTCGATCGCGAGGGTACGCCCGAGGACGTGGCCAATGCCGTGTACTTCCTGGCCTCGCCCGAAGGCAGCTACATCAACGGCCAGTCGATCGCTCTCGACGGTGGCTGGACCACCACCAAGTTCCTGGCGACCGACGCTCTGGTGTCGGATCGCGTTCCCCCGCAAGCGGCCAGCGCCGCGGTGAACGGCTAATCGGAGACACGACATGTCTGCCACTGACACCCAGACCGCACGGCAGTGCCCCGTCCCGCACGGATCGGACCTGCTGCAGGACGCCTCGCTGATCGACCCGGTCATCTCGGCACAGCCGACCGCCTATTACACCGCGATGCGCGAAGCGGACCCGGTCCACTATGACGAGAAGCTGGGCATGTACCTGATCTCGCGCTACGAGGACATCCAGACGGTTCAGCGCGATCCCATCACCTACTCGGTCGAGCATGGCTACAAGGCGCAATATGCCGCCGGGTTCTTCGCGGAGTTCCAGGAAATCCTGGAACGGGAAGGGCAGGGCTTCTTCCCAGACGCCATCATGTCCGATCCGCCCTATCACACGCGTATCCGCAAGCTGATGGACAATGCGTTCTCCGCCCATCGCGTGCGTCAGCTGGAGCCGCTGATCGAGGACATCGTTCGCGAGAGTATCGACGAGTTCGTCGACCGCGGCGAGTGCGATGGCGTGAAGGACTTCGGTGTTCCCGTCACCATCCGCGTGATCTGCAAGCAGCTTGGCATCGAGGTCTACGATGCGGAGAAGATCCAGCGCTGGTCGCACGCGGTGACCCAGCAGATCGGTCGCATGCAGGACCGCGAGCAGATGGTCGAGAACGCCCGCGAGATTTGCGATCTGCAGAACTTCCTGATCGCGCAGATCCGCGACCGTGAGGCGAACCCGAGGGAGGACATGATCTCCGATCTCGTCCACGCGCGGGCTGAGGGCGAGGAGAACCCGACGCTGACCTTCGCGGAAGTGGTCTCGCTGGTCCGCGCGCTGATGATCGCGGGCAATGAGACGACCGCGACGGCGATGTCGAACCTCCTCTACATCCTCGCCACCCAGCCCAAGGTCGCGCAACTGCTGCAGGATGCGGCGGACGATGATCGCCTGCTCGGTCGCTTCGTCGAGGAACTGCTGCGGATCGAGCCGCCGGTGCGCGGCCTCTCGCGCATGACGACCAAGGAGGTCGAACTGGGCGGCAAGACCCTGCCCAGCGGCGCACACTTGCTGCTGATGTATGCCTCCGCGAACGATCAGGATGACGTCTTCGCCTGCCCGCGCGACTTCGACATGGAGCGCAGCAATCTGGGCCGCCACGTGTCGTTCGGCGGTGGTCCGCACCGCTGCATCGGATTGTCGCTGGCACGCATGGAGATCCGCGTCGCGGCGCGTGAGGTGATCCGCAAGCTCCAGGACATCAAGCTGGCGGTCCCGGTCGAGGAGTTGCGCTACCTGCCCACGGTCGCCACCCACTCGCTCGCGAGCCTGCCGATCACGTTCACGAAACGGGCATAGTCCCCGCGCGTGCCGGATCGCAGTTGAACCCAAGGAAAGAGCGAGATTTGAGTCAGGAACTGGCAGGCAAGGTGGCGATCGTCACCGGTGCGGCGTCCGGGATCGGGCGCGCGACCGCGGAACTGTTCGTGGCGGAAGGCGCCCGCGTGGTCATCGCCGACATCAACGATGGGGCTGGCGAGGCAACGGCTCGCGAACTGGGTGATGCCGCGTTCTACCATCGCGCGGATGTCGGCGTGGCGGAAGACATCGACGCCCTGGTGGCGGCCGCCGTCGATCGGTTCGGCGGCTTGCACGTGATGTTCAACAACGCCGGCGTGTCCTGCAAGCCCAGCGTGAACTTCCTCGACGACGAGTTGCCGGATTTTGCGCGGGTCATGCAGGTCAACGTGCTTGGAGTGATCTGGGGGACGCAGCGCGCGGCCCGGCATATGGCCCGCAATGGCGGCGGTTCGATCATAAACAACGCTTCGATCGCCGGGCTTATCCCGGGTCTGGCCATGCTTGCGTACCGCACGTCGAAGGTGGCGGCGATCCACGCCAGCAAGTCGATGGCGATTGACTTGGCCCAATACGGTATTCGGGTGAATTGTCTGGCGCCAGGGCATATCCCGACCGATCTCAACGCGTTCGCGCCTCCTGGCGCCACCGTGCAGCAGGCCGAGCGGATCCAGGTGGCGATGAAGCCGGTCTGGGACGCCAACAAGCCGCTCAAGCGCCAGGGCGTGCCCCACGACGTGGCCCAGGCGGCGCTGTTCCTGGCCGGCGATCGTGCGGCGCAGATCACCGGCACCGTGCTCGCAGTTGACGGCGGCATCTCGGCAGGCGACCCTGTCAATCACTTCAAGGAGCTGATGGACGCGCGCGCCTCGGCCATGGCGGACGGAGAGTAAGCAGAAAATGGGTGTTACGGTCACTTTCGTGGAGGAAGATGGGACGGAACGGACGTTCGAGGACGTGAGCACGGCGCAGTCGCTGATGGAAGTCGGCCGCACCAACAGCGTCGCCGGCATCCTGGCTGACTGCGGTGGCGCCTGCGCTTGCGCGACGTGCCACGTCTACGTCGATGATGCCTGGATGGAGAAGGTAGGAGCACCGGACGCCATCGAGGAAGAAATGCTGGATCTCGTATCCGAGTTCTACAAGTCGAATAGCCGCCTAGCCTGTCAGATCAAGCTGAGCGCCGAACTCGATGGTCTCAAGGTGGCAGTGGCGCCGACCGGCTACTGAACGCCCGCAAGCAATCCATCGCGCGCCACGCCGCCGCTCAAGCAGCGACCTGTCGGTGTGGCGGCGCTGCCGTTTCCGTTTCGAGCCGTGCCAGCAACTCTGCCAACTGCTTGCGGTAAGCGGCGACACCCGCTTCCTTGACCGGACCGAAGCCGGCGACCAGCGCCGCAGCGTCGGCGATCTCGGTGCAGAGTTCCAGGTTCTCCTGCGTTGCGCGATCGGCAACGGACAGGATCAGCGCCCGATACTCGCCGATGAGCGCGCGCTCCATGCGGCGTTCCGCAGTCATGCCGAACACGTCGAGCGGCGTCCCGCGCAGCCCCTTCATCCTTGCGAGCAATCCGAAGACGGGAAAGATCCAACGCCCCATCGCGATCTTGCGCGGGCGCCCGGTCTTGAGGTCCTTGCGGAAGGCGAGCAGCGGCGGAGCCAGGTTCACTTCGATCTTGTAATCGCCGTCGAACTGGGCGGCGACGCCCGCCTTGAACTCGGGCGCGCTATAGAGGCGCGCGACCTCGTACTCGTCCTTGTACGACATCAGCCGCGACAGCTGCGCGGCGACTGCCATGAGGAAGGGTTCAGCCGCCTCGACCTTGCGGGCACTGAGCCGTGCCGTGACGTCATCGAGGAACGCACGATACTGCGCCGCGTAGTTTTCGCTCTGGTAGCCTGCGAGATGCCGGCTGCGGCTCTCGACCGTCGCGGGCAGGTTCTCTGGTTCGGGCAGGGCGGGGTCGAGCTGGGCGAAACGCTCCATCTCATCGGGAAACGCCGCGGCGATCCGACCCAGGGTCAGCGCAAGCAGGTTCGCCTCCACGGCCGTGCCGTTGAGCCGGACTGCTTGTGTGATCGCATCGATCCCGATCGGCAGAAGCCCGGTCTGCGCTGCGTAGCCGACCATCAGCAGATTGGTGAAGATCGTGTCGCCCATCAGCTTGGCGGCGAGCGCGTTGGCGCGCACCAGAGCGATGTTCTGCCCCTCGACCCGGCGGCTGATGGCGGGAACGAAGGCGGCGGCGCGAAAATCCAGGTCCTTGCGCGTCTGGAACTCACCCGTCGGCACCACGTCTTCGTTGGCGATCACGTGGCTGTCAGCGCGCACGGTCTTGGCGACGTCCGGGCCGGCCGCGACGACGAGGTCGCAGGCGATCAGCAGGTCCGCTTGGCCGACGCCTAGTCGTGCGCTGGGGATCCGCTCGGCATCGTCGGCGAAGCGGATGTGGCTCATCACGCCGCCGCCCTTCTGGGCCATGCCGGTCATGTCGAGTACCTTGGCGGCCTTGCCTTCGATGTGCGCCGCCATGCCGAGCACTGCGCCGACGGTCAGCACGCCGGTGCCGCCGATGCCGGTCACCAGCATGGCATAGCTGTTGGACACGTCGACGATGCGAGGGTCACGCAGCCTGGCGATTAGCGGCTCCAGCGCCCCAATGTCAATCGCGCGCTTGGCGATCCTGGCACCCCGTACGGTGACGAAGGAGGGGCAGAAGCCTTTGACGCAGCTGTAGTCCTTGTTGCAGTTCGACTGATCGATCGCACGCTTGCGGCCGAACTCGGTCTCGAGCGGCGTGATGCTGACGCAATTCGATTGACGCGAGCAGTCGCCACAGCCTTCGCAAACGGCGGGGTTGATGTAGAGCCGCATGTCCGGATCGGGGTAGTTGCCGCGCTTGCGGCGGCGGCGCTTCTCATTGGCGCAGGTCTGCTCGTAGATGATGGCGGAGACGCCCTTCACCTCGCGCAGCTCGCGCTGCAGCGCGTCGAGGCGATCGCGTTCGAGAACGCGGACTTCGGCAGGAAGCTTGCCTGCCCATTTCTCCGGCTGGTCGCTGACCATGACCACTGGCGTCACACCCTCGGCGATTAACTCCGCGACGATCTGGTCGGGCTGGATGTTGCCCTCCAGGGGCTGGCCGCCGGTCATGGCCACTGCATCGTTGTAGAGGATCTTGAAGGTCACGTTAGTTTTGGCGGCCAGCGCCGCCCGGATCGCTAGGATGCCGGAATGGGCGTAGGTGCCGTCGCCCATGTTCGAAAAGACGTGCTCGGTTTCCGTGAAATGCTGCGCGCCGAGCCAGGGCAGACCTTCGGCGCCCATGCCCACGACGTTCATCGTCCGGCGCTCGGGCATGAAGGCGGCGAGACCGTGGCAGCCGGTGGCGCCCATCGCCAGGCTGCCATCGGGCACGTTCGTGCTGGTGTTGTGCGGGCATCCCGAGCAGAAGTAGGCGGGCCGAACGGCGCCGGCCGGAGCGATGGCGGCGGACTCCATGGTCGCCAGCCGCTCACCAGCAGCGCGGGTAGGGGCATCGAGAACGCCAAGGCCATCCAGACGGGAGACGATCGTCCGGCGCACGAGGCCGGCGTCCAACACGTTGTCGAGCGGCAGGAGCACGCGTCCCTGCTCGTCGCGCTTGCCGACGATCGTGGGGCGAGCGCCAGGCATGGCGAAGAG contains:
- a CDS encoding indolepyruvate ferredoxin oxidoreductase family protein, which gives rise to MTKTVVTLQDRLEQTSGRVFLTSMQALVRLPLDMARRDRAAGLKTGGYVTGYRGSPITTLDAQLWAAKILLDAHDIHFEPGLNEELAATSLRGAQQVHWFGKSRFEGVFAMWYAKGLGVDRACEALKLANFEGTHEKGGVLVVAGDDHAAKSSASAHQSEHTLIAGFLPILAPSTTEEIIAYGLLGWEMSRFSGLYVSLKAVTDTLDLTSSVTLPEISIVHPELPLGAQLNIRRSLPPLVQESLVVNERLPAAVQFARANGLNRVVIAPEQRNLVILTAGKAYLDVREALLALGLDEARCRVLGISLVKLGMTWPMDQDFLRSACAGAREVLVVEEKRPVIEEQLASALFAMPGARPTIVGKRDEQGRVLLPLDNVLDAGLVRRTIVSRLDGLGVLDAPTRAAGERLATMESAAIAPAGAVRPAYFCSGCPHNTSTNVPDGSLAMGATGCHGLAAFMPERRTMNVVGMGAEGLPWLGAQHFTETEHVFSNMGDGTYAHSGILAIRAALAAKTNVTFKILYNDAVAMTGGQPLEGNIQPDQIVAELIAEGVTPVVMVSDQPEKWAGKLPAEVRVLERDRLDALQRELREVKGVSAIIYEQTCANEKRRRRKRGNYPDPDMRLYINPAVCEGCGDCSRQSNCVSITPLETEFGRKRAIDQSNCNKDYSCVKGFCPSFVTVRGARIAKRAIDIGALEPLIARLRDPRIVDVSNSYAMLVTGIGGTGVLTVGAVLGMAAHIEGKAAKVLDMTGMAQKGGGVMSHIRFADDAERIPSARLGVGQADLLIACDLVVAAGPDVAKTVRADSHVIANEDVVPTGEFQTRKDLDFRAAAFVPAISRRVEGQNIALVRANALAAKLMGDTIFTNLLMVGYAAQTGLLPIGIDAITQAVRLNGTAVEANLLALTLGRIAAAFPDEMERFAQLDPALPEPENLPATVESRSRHLAGYQSENYAAQYRAFLDDVTARLSARKVEAAEPFLMAVAAQLSRLMSYKDEYEVARLYSAPEFKAGVAAQFDGDYKIEVNLAPPLLAFRKDLKTGRPRKIAMGRWIFPVFGLLARMKGLRGTPLDVFGMTAERRMERALIGEYRALILSVADRATQENLELCTEIADAAALVAGFGPVKEAGVAAYRKQLAELLARLETETAAPPHRQVAA